The Pangasianodon hypophthalmus isolate fPanHyp1 chromosome 14, fPanHyp1.pri, whole genome shotgun sequence nucleotide sequence tcagtgttttagatttaacgaacgaatatgtctgtatgttgactaatctaaatacttgtatatacagtataactcatttaaacaCAGACTTGTAGAGCATCGTTGATCACTGCCTGATCATTGCCTGTTCATTTTCTGATCATTGCTTGATCATTATCTACTAATTTCCTGATCAATATCTATTCATTGCCTAATCATTTCCTGATCATTATTCTAATAATTTCCTGATCAATACATATTCATTATATAATCATTTCGTGATCATTACATATTCATTTCCTGATCATTATCTAATCATTTCCTGATCATTATCTAATCATTTCCTGATCATTATCTAATCATTATCTAATCATTTCCTGATCATTATCTAATCATTATCTAATCATTTCCTGATCATTATCTAATCATTATCTAATCATTACCTGACCATGACCCAATCATTGCCTGATCATTTACTAATCATTTCCTAGTCATTATCTGATCATTACCTGGAAAAACAGTGCTTTACAGTGCATGGTGTCTCTAGGACTGGGACAGAGAGATGCTGATTTAAACGGTTCAGAAGACCAAATGGTTATTTGCTGACTCACATTTTCCTGAAGCTGACATGGCAGTATGTGTACACTGGTGCATTAAGAGCTGTCAGGAAAACAAGTATAGAGATGACACGAACCAAGGTTCAGCCTAAACCAGACGCAAGTCCACTGGAGGAGAACAAATTGTGTTCGTCTGTGCTTTAATGAAGAAGTGTGTTCTCATCAGTGTCCTGTTAAATGATAGATAGGTGTTTGTTCATCATCGACTCTCTTTGGTTTCTTTCCAGCTGACTTATGACCTGGTGGGAGAAGCAGGGAGGCATTAAGACGGAGGCTATTAATGCACATGTGGCAGAAGAGCCTGTGTTAACTGAGACATTAGTGTGTTTGTTTAGTGATGCGATGTTTGGGCTAAGTGCTGTGTAGGGTGGTGACTCTGACAGCGTGCATGTACATCttgctactgtgtgtgtgcaatgtttTGCCAACTTCTCAGTGATCTCAAGATAATCGATAATAATGGCAATTATTTTGCAAAGAATTGAAATCAGGCAGTTTAGGaataaaaatatagttttatcattttaactTGATAATCTGGAATTTGGAAAAGTCGACAGTGAGGTAGCTGTGTGATCATACACTGTGACTAATCGTGACAGTAAACACAACACCACAACAACACAAATGGTTACATTAATCAAAATCCACAACTAGTGGATTAAATATACACATCATTTTCATTAAGGAAACATTCAGTAATACCCTGCAAACTAGTTTAACTTCTCTAACATGTATTTTAATCAATAgcttttaataactttaatcAATAACTATACTATGTCTAGTAAACAAATAGATTAACGTCGTGTTGAGTACTGTTAGTGTTAGTTGAGATCACAAATATGACAGTCGattatgtaaggagtaaaagaCGATTATAGGttgtgctattacaggaaaataatcaacagcaggctGCTGTGATGGCTCATCGTGGTTTactcctcttgtaccacagcaatttgctagcagttttttttttttttaattaaataataacacttatgttatagcagctataaccagCTATAAAAGACTTTCCTGTCCTgaggtgacactggagactccttcaaaaaatattaatgtctcTCAcagtaaacttcaccatatcaacagtacAACACCCACAGAAGGCTGAAAATCTACATTATTAAAATGCAGTGCTATCTCAGGGCACTCAGATAAACCaagctctgagtgtgtgttcatgattTATTTGTGCGCGCACTAACGTCCTTCTCCTTTTATGTTTCCAGGGCGATTTACTTTGCGGCGTACTCCACTACTAAGGAGCGAATGAACAGCATGCTGGAGCCCGACTCCATACAGGTGCACATGGTGTCTGCTGGCATGGCCGGTAAATCTCTCACCTTCAATCTCTCACCAGtcatttcacacatttacacacagcacagaCCTCATCAGTAATGGAAGCCTCTAGTTTAGTGTTGTGACAGCACTGCATCATTTATTACCCACTCGACTCACTAAATGTCATCGTTTGTTTCAGTCACAagacttaaaggaaaaatccacttTGAACAACTTTCATATTCATCTCTATAATTAACGTTCTCCTCAGTGGCATCTAAGAATTAGTTTGTAATTCAATTctgagtttacttttttttttctctcctccagtTTAAGCATTGACATGTTGGTCCAGTAGGTGTTAACTCTCATTTAATCTCTatctaaagagagtgatgcagcagtgctttagtcttcCAGTCCTCCTTCTCTGTGTACTCAGCTCAAACAGATCATCTGCtaaagcttcagctttcatgctaatacctcAAACGTCATTGCGCTGGTCGTCTCTTAGACCACTAACTAAGAAAGATGAGTCTCTCCTGTAATTCGGTGTAACTGTGTTGtctagctgcattgcattctgggactttgagtccaacactggaaaatggtgagtgagaaaagaagctctcgtgtttttattttttggcacGAATAGCGCATCCTGATATTTAGTACTTGTGTTTGAGATCGATgaaatttttttctcccattaaaTGCTCTTGTTTCGCATCAGAGAGGCTGACGTCTACTAACTTCTCACGGgaataacgaaaatacagcaccaaccaacaaattagcaccacaaGCACTGAACACagcacaaatatttcaataaaatggAAAGCAGGAAACTTAGATAAAGATCTGCATTCTCAGCAGGGAAACAGAAATtgtgattttatataaacatctctttTCACAtctctttttctggttgttgtgACTCAGaagcttttttgttgttgttgttgttgttgttaaaaaaagatgAGAGCGCAACTTTACTTCCTTCCCCAAATCTGTTGTATCTGTTGAGTTTGCAGGCATACAACAGTTTTGTACTCCCTAACTCTTGTATggtattacagttttattacagGAGTCATTCAGGAAGCAGTTATTCATTTTCtggaaataataaattattagtgTGTTTCTAAACCTTATTTTTCATTGCCATTCAGCTATAATTCTTAATTTATTCACAGctacagcacatttttaaatgcaccTAGTTTTCATATAATGGTTAAGTTTTTAATCTGAGCTTACAGTGGCTTACAAAATGGTTTCTagatatttgtttgtttgtttgtttgtttaggcTTCTTACAGTCCATAATTTCACTGGGGGTGGAAAAGTGAAACCCTGATATTTCATGAGGCTAtaatcatatttcattttaccACTTTTCACTTATTTGCCTCACTTAAAATatgttctatctatctatctatctatattttgAAGAAACAAATACACTATCACCTAATTACATTAGAGCTCTGATGCCTTGCCCTGAGTGTTGGGAGCAGGAACTTTAGTTatacctagaaaaaaaaagttttgattttCTGAGTAGGGAAAAGAGGAAGGATCAGATTGCCAACTGCAAAATGACATGTATGCCTCAAAACACTCTTACGATTACATGATTACTGTTAAATGATAGTCAGAAGTGGCTCGAcagttgaatatttaaaaatatggacTCCGTATTTAATGGTCCTGTTTACGTGCATTCTGTGTCTGGATATCTGCAAACAGATTTCACCCTTTTACACATTAATAGTGTCTGATCACAATTAAAATTTGCTTTTGTACTTCAGTAAAAATTTAGCTTGTTCTGTGAATCTGAAATCTGATCTCGTTTGCATTCAGGATTCACGGCCATCACTGCAACCAATCCAATCTGGCTAATCAAGACCCGCCTGCAGCTGGACGCCAGGTAAATGGTATTTTATAATATGGCGTATGATCATGTGCTCCACAGCTCTCATTATTCAAATCCTAACCTTCACTATTATACTTACAATTACTTAGAGAAAAGCGTTACATTTTTACTGgtctctttcctctctcaggAGCCGTGGCGAGCGGCGGATGAGTGCGCTGCAGTGTGTGCGCCGAGTGTATCAGACAGATGGTCTGCGTGGGTTTTACCGCGGCATGTCCGCATCCTACGCCGGGATCTCGGAGACAGTCGTCCACTTTGTGATCTACGAGAGCATCAAACGGCGCCTCCTGGAGACCAGAGCAGCAACTCGCATGGACCAAGAGAAGGAGACTACACGAGACGCATCCGACTTCATGTACATGATGATGGCAGCCGCCACCTCCAAAACCTGTGCCACCTGTATAGCTTACCCTCACGGTGAGGAGAGCTGTCTGGCctttttctacacacacacacacacacacacacacacacacacacacacacacacacacacggactgTGAATATGTATGACTGTAATGAAACTGGGTGACAGTGTACCATGATGACATAGTCTGGAAAAGTCCTAACATTATTACCGGTATAGGTGACGTGGTCACCATGCATTCTTGAAGTGGTCGACTTAAAGAGCATAACACACAAGGAAGTGTGATTTGGATGTAGGCACGAGCCGAAGGCGCACTTTAAACCGGTCAGATTGTGTAACTCAAATTATATGTTGCATAAAagaataggatttttttttttttttaaagggcaaacacaaccacaaaatcacaaaatagtGTGATGGCCATGGCCAatctttttaattaacaaatccTTTAAATTTATTACAGCAACCAGATTATGaccaaaataatgaaataatgacagATCAAAGTATCAAACTGTTGCCCTGCCACTGCGGTATTCACTGGATATGACATTTATAGGATTAAACCAACATCTTTAACTCAATCTCACCAAAAATTTGAGAAAGACTCAAGTCAAATGTCACATGTAGCACGCTGGTATGAACTTGCCAAGGAAATGAATGGTCATCAGAGTTGccaacattttatcatttttatcacCTTGCCACTGCGATACAGTGAGCCACCTGAAAAGTACGCTTTTCACTGAAGGGGACACAAGATGTGAATGACGCATCTGTTCCTGAATGACTTTTGCGTCAAGCTGagtttatctaggtgaactttgacctgtaaATTCACAAACCTTGGtcttgtgagccagtagaaCCAAATGTGGTGAAAAGTATTGTGGTCTCTTTggttgcaaaaaaataaataaataaataaataaaaatggaggatcttattattaatgttgtatTTGCCTTATTCTGGAAGTGGCAAGTCAGTGCTTGGAATTACGTAATTTTTGACACCCATGCTTTCAAACTAccaagtggagaaaaaaaaacatggatgcttccatgtttgtcttttgttagcaacaagctagccagctgaCTGTGATGAGTGATTTATATTTACCTTCTAAAAACAGTGAActatatagtcagtgttatagatttaacaagctaatatgttGATTGAGCTAAAGCAAATACtaatatatacagcataactcatgTAAAGGTtagaagtgctgctttgtttattgatcatgctgtgagcagccattttgatttaacgtgacttgctgaactcagggttgaggagaccgttTGTGGGGGCTAGTCTGGTGTATTTGAGTAAAACTCTGAATTTCCGaactctgactaggaaaaaaagTGTCACACCAGACttttgccactttttttttttcttacttttgccactttttttttttctagccaTTTCATCTACTGATGTATGCTAGTtgtttgtggtaaaattctgtttgtttttttttttttctctgtgcatGCTAGGATTTTGATGGCACCTCTGggttttgtgtcattttgtcaCTTAGTGTGAACACAGAACactaatagaatagaatagtgtGATAATATAACCCTAATTATTTAAGTTAATTATCTAAAGTGAAGTGTAAGAACTTAATAGCTACTGATATTCACTGTGTCCATTTAGTCAGATAAGGCTCAAATGAGGCTCGAATGATTctaaagttgcagctttattttttaattgctaagctttattttgtttctcttgTGCAGAGGTTGTCCGGACCCGGCTGAGAGAGGAAGGCACCAAGTACCGCTCGTTCCTGCAGACGGTGAGCATGGTGTTCAGGGAGGAGGGGTTCAAAGCGCTGTACCGCGGCCTCACTACCCACCTAGTGCGCCAGATCCCCAACACGGCCATCATGATGGCCACCTACGAGCTCGTCGTCTACCTTCTCGACCGCTAACCTCAGCcccctgacctttgaccctacAACCTGACCTTCTCCACCTGCGAGCGGGAAAAAAAGCTTGGATTTGGAAAAGCTGCTGCTCATAGTGCCAATAGAAACTCGTACATGAACACATGCAAAAGTCAAGAGGAAATCCAAGACATTTGAGAGTGTGTATAGGAAGGAGatgaagattttaaaaaaacggCCTTGGGGAATGCACCAGTATGGTGGGAGTTTTCAAAAAGAGACAAATGAAAGAGATAAAATGTTTTTCCTGTGGAGTGTTTCCTCATTTTTCCTAGGCTTATGTAAAGCAGCTTCCAAATGAGTCTTGTGTAAGAATTAACACATTCAAAGATGCCTGAAGAAACACATTGCATCTCTGTTTTAACAGTGCTCATTTACCTTTAACGAAAATCATCACGTTTTGGTgattattgtgtttttcttcacattGACAAGAAAGCAGGAGGGTTACTCTTATGCGAAATAACAGACTTCAAAAGTAGGGGATGGTCAAAAGTATGCGGCATAGTGCCAAATGCCACGTTCTGATTTGTCTGTGTTCAGACTCGGGGCTATTTGGTCAAGGTGAAATTAAGATGCACTTAGATGCCGTACGGAAACAGGAGTGCTCCTGTTCCCGCCCTGCAGCAGTGAGGGGAGTTTAAACAGGATTATATGTGTGAATATGGTGTGTACATATCTATATGTTTGTATATTctgggttgtgttttttttttttcttcatcttttttttttctttttgattaaATAGCTGCTTTTGcttaatatattattaacacATGAATGTACATTCAAATGTGACCAAAGTAAGAACGTTTAACTTGGTCTTACTAAAGACGTTACTGAAGATGCACATTCGCCAAGTTGATTATCTATTCACCTGTTTGACTGTTATGTGGGAggaaaatatttccaaaaaGGTGTATCAACAACAAACGTTACAGTGTCTATGCACATTTTGTGGTGCGAATACCGGAGACTATAAAGGAATCATTCGGCCCATGTGCCCCAAATTCACTCAGTCAGCCAAGATACAGTGAGTGCCtgatgttttgtattttgtactaTTTTGTACTAGACCTACAaggttaatgtagctaacaagttaTAGCTTATAGTTTAGCATTGTGAAATTCGAGAGTTCCTAAGCTGTCACACACTTGCCTGACAAATATAGTGTTGGGCCTAGTAATGCAATTTGTGCATAAATAGTTTACTAAAACAGTTTATTATAAACTGAATCAGTTCTAACTAAGAATTAACGTTCTACCTGTGAGCCACGCCTCCTGCATAAATCTGTGTGAAGCACAACCTAATTTTGTGCtaagaaagaaagtgatgcCGGCTTCAGCACGGACCGCCGACTCTTTTAgctgtcagaaaccacataagTAAGACTGTTTAAGATTACTTAAAGGAACCTGGTGTAAATTGCTGGCATTACCACCATAGCtacagtgcaaaattaaagcAAATTGTTGTCAAACAATTCCTGGCTGATCGACTAAACTTGGGCTAAGAGCTTTCAAGTGTTGTGGAGGATGGTGAGATACTGAATTTTGGGGAGATATTAGGATACATCTAGTTAtttcaaaacacttttttttttttttttttaatcacagtgcAATCCGATTTCATTTCGTCCTTTAAtgttgttgctgtatttttattaatgcattttcatttttgtgtcacTCCAAACTCTCCCCACCTGAGAGTCCAGTGTTCATCTCACTCAGTGTTGTGTTTACATCTACAGTCCGTATATCACATATCCTGATTGCTCGCCAGCTGAGAAATGTTCACAAACAATCACAATAAAGACATATGCATCGGTTAGTGTGTTTCAGTTCCTTTACTTGGGTGTCCTTGGCGTGTTTAGTATAGATACATCAACATGACCACCAGTGAGGAGAACCTGAAGAGAAATCTGCCGTTTATAGCACACTGTTGGCCTCGGAGTACAAAGTCTTGTTTCTTGTGAAAAAGAACCTGGGCATAACTTGGTTTTTCAGGATGGTTGCCAGATAGACACGAGGGAGTCATTAGGGTTTAGCTAAACAATCAGACATCAATGAGAGATAAGCAGCTTCATTGTGTTCATTGTGTCTG carries:
- the LOC113539046 gene encoding solute carrier family 25 member 36-A → MSRRDTLVHLFAGGCGGTVGAILTCPLEVVKTRLQSSSITFYISGVQLSTVNGATMTRVTTPGPLHCLKMILEKEGPRSLFRGLGPNLVGVAPSRAIYFAAYSTTKERMNSMLEPDSIQVHMVSAGMAGFTAITATNPIWLIKTRLQLDARSRGERRMSALQCVRRVYQTDGLRGFYRGMSASYAGISETVVHFVIYESIKRRLLETRAATRMDQEKETTRDASDFMYMMMAAATSKTCATCIAYPHEVVRTRLREEGTKYRSFLQTVSMVFREEGFKALYRGLTTHLVRQIPNTAIMMATYELVVYLLDR